A portion of the Lysinibacillus timonensis genome contains these proteins:
- a CDS encoding coproporphyrinogen III oxidase: MKTIQVNEQFKDDWNRVLTHIANLFYEDSKICIQSDEADMLIDFNYSIEEDYSIHTASKLIVDGQKYTSNYSIRYDTEGTEKEQGIRMKRALSHVMLDVLEQYTGMTQQWGILTGVRPTKLYHKYRKQGLTDVEISNILKADFRISDSKIALMKAIVERQLVTIPDLDEIGKELSVYIGVPFCPTKCAYCTFPAYAIGSNRKQGRVDSFIDGLHIEIRAMGQWLKENNMNITSVYWGGGTPTSIEADEMDALYKTMFESFPNPELIREITVEAGRPDTITPEKIEVLKKWGIDRISVNPQSYTDETLKAIGRHHTVQETIDKFWLSRNLGMNNINMDLIIGLPNEGIEEFQHSLDESEKLQPESLTVHTLSFKRASEMTRNKDKYKVADRDTVSKMMEMAGNWTKDNGYVPYYLYRQKNILGNLENVGYCKPGEESIYNIVIMEEVQTILGIGCGASTKFVNHETGKISQFHNPKDPAAYIMTFEEAIEKKIEMLNDLYNVQLAK, from the coding sequence ATGAAAACAATACAAGTAAACGAACAATTTAAAGATGATTGGAATCGTGTATTAACTCATATAGCGAATTTATTTTATGAGGACTCGAAAATCTGCATTCAGTCGGATGAAGCAGATATGTTAATTGATTTCAACTATTCCATTGAAGAAGACTATAGCATTCATACAGCGAGCAAGTTAATTGTCGATGGCCAAAAGTATACAAGCAATTATTCAATTCGCTACGATACTGAAGGAACTGAAAAAGAACAAGGTATTCGTATGAAACGTGCATTAAGTCACGTAATGCTAGATGTGCTTGAACAGTATACTGGAATGACTCAACAATGGGGTATCTTAACGGGTGTTAGACCGACAAAATTGTATCACAAATATAGAAAACAAGGTTTAACGGATGTTGAAATCTCAAATATTTTAAAGGCGGATTTCCGCATTTCGGATTCTAAAATTGCGTTAATGAAGGCAATAGTAGAACGACAATTAGTAACAATCCCAGATCTAGATGAAATTGGAAAAGAATTATCTGTCTATATCGGTGTACCGTTTTGCCCGACAAAATGTGCATATTGTACATTCCCTGCGTATGCAATCGGTTCAAACAGAAAACAAGGTCGGGTTGATTCCTTTATTGACGGGTTACACATTGAAATCCGTGCAATGGGTCAATGGTTAAAAGAGAACAATATGAATATTACATCTGTATATTGGGGTGGAGGTACTCCGACATCGATTGAAGCAGATGAAATGGATGCGTTATATAAAACGATGTTTGAATCGTTTCCTAACCCTGAATTGATTCGTGAAATTACAGTTGAAGCTGGTCGCCCAGATACAATTACTCCAGAAAAGATTGAAGTGTTGAAAAAATGGGGAATTGACCGTATATCAGTAAATCCACAATCGTATACAGATGAGACATTAAAAGCGATTGGTCGCCATCATACAGTTCAAGAAACAATTGATAAGTTTTGGTTATCACGTAATTTAGGAATGAACAATATTAACATGGACTTAATTATCGGTTTACCTAATGAAGGGATAGAGGAATTCCAGCATTCATTAGATGAATCCGAAAAATTACAGCCAGAGTCTTTAACTGTACACACGCTATCCTTTAAACGTGCTTCAGAAATGACGCGAAATAAAGATAAATACAAAGTGGCAGATCGTGATACCGTTTCAAAAATGATGGAAATGGCGGGCAATTGGACGAAAGATAATGGCTATGTTCCATATTATTTATATCGTCAGAAAAATATTTTAGGAAACCTTGAGAACGTTGGTTATTGCAAACCTGGTGAAGAAAGCATTTATAATATAGTGATTATGGAAGAAGTACAAACAATTCTAGGCATTGGTTGCGGAGCGTCAACAAAGTTCGTTAACCATGAAACAGGGAAGATTAGTCAATTCCATAACCCGAAAGATCCAGCAGCTTACATCATGACATTTGAAGAGGCAATCGAAAAGAAAATTGAAATGTTGAATGATTTATATAACGTACAACTGGCGAAGTAA
- a CDS encoding YlbF family regulator produces the protein MTNIYNDINQLESSLKQTEQFKVLKEAVEIVRQDEEAKTLFTNFRDIQMKLQQKQMNGEELLEDEYMYLQKTAQLAQTNPKILTMLEAEMALSSIIEEINGAIVKPIQSLYDGL, from the coding sequence TTGACTAATATTTATAATGATATCAATCAGTTAGAAAGTTCGTTAAAACAAACAGAACAATTTAAAGTTTTAAAGGAAGCAGTTGAAATTGTACGTCAGGACGAGGAAGCGAAAACATTATTTACGAACTTCCGCGATATCCAAATGAAACTACAACAAAAACAAATGAACGGTGAAGAGCTATTAGAGGATGAGTATATGTATTTACAAAAAACTGCTCAGCTTGCTCAAACGAATCCAAAAATTTTAACGATGTTAGAAGCTGAAATGGCTTTAAGTAGTATCATCGAGGAAATAAATGGCGCTATAGTAAAACCAATCCAATCATTATATGATGGACTATAA
- a CDS encoding DUF445 domain-containing protein, producing the protein MDNPIISIIFMAAVGAIIGGFTNYLAIKMLFRPHNAIYIKSWKIPLTPGLIPKRRGELAKQLGETVTKYLLTPEVFRKKLLSNEIRESVLRFGQQKVNEIIFTNDKTILDWAKSVGLNNVPNTIEDKVDSIIETQIISVKNTLSTKTIEEILPENVHLVIDRKIPEVASYILKKGEEYFTSEKGEATIRNMMDDFLASKGTIGGMIQMLFGDSNAIVSRIQKEIVNFVNSPGAKNLLVNIFEQEWDKLKQQPVMNYLQDLELSPMIESLQTYAKKELAIEQRLNKSINYYWPHGSEYVTMVLLPKLLDKGFVIAEHKLEDMVNHLNLQEVVREQVDSFPIEKLEELVVSIANRELKMITVLGAVLGGTIGIVQGLIVLFLN; encoded by the coding sequence ATGGATAACCCAATAATATCAATTATTTTTATGGCTGCAGTAGGAGCAATTATTGGTGGCTTTACAAATTATTTAGCAATTAAAATGCTGTTCCGCCCCCATAATGCCATCTATATTAAATCTTGGAAAATACCCTTAACACCTGGTTTAATTCCGAAAAGGCGTGGTGAACTAGCAAAACAATTAGGGGAGACTGTAACAAAATATTTATTGACACCAGAAGTGTTTCGGAAAAAGTTATTATCCAATGAGATACGTGAGAGCGTTTTACGATTTGGTCAACAGAAAGTAAATGAAATTATTTTCACGAACGATAAAACGATTCTTGACTGGGCAAAATCTGTTGGGTTAAATAATGTGCCAAATACGATTGAAGACAAAGTTGATTCCATTATTGAAACACAAATAATCAGTGTGAAGAATACATTATCTACGAAAACAATTGAAGAAATTCTTCCTGAAAATGTGCATCTGGTCATTGATCGAAAAATTCCTGAAGTCGCAAGTTACATCTTGAAAAAAGGGGAAGAGTATTTCACTTCTGAAAAAGGTGAAGCGACCATTCGTAACATGATGGATGACTTTTTAGCTTCGAAAGGTACTATAGGTGGAATGATTCAAATGTTATTTGGCGATTCCAATGCAATTGTTAGCCGAATACAAAAGGAAATCGTGAATTTCGTCAATTCACCTGGTGCAAAAAATTTATTAGTAAATATATTCGAACAAGAATGGGATAAATTGAAGCAACAACCGGTAATGAATTATTTGCAGGATCTAGAATTATCGCCAATGATTGAGAGCTTACAGACTTATGCAAAGAAAGAACTAGCTATAGAACAAAGGTTAAACAAATCAATCAATTACTACTGGCCACATGGTAGTGAATATGTGACAATGGTGTTATTACCAAAACTTTTAGATAAAGGTTTCGTAATTGCTGAACATAAACTAGAAGACATGGTTAACCATCTAAACCTTCAAGAAGTTGTTAGAGAACAAGTTGATTCATTCCCAATTGAAAAGTTGGAGGAATTAGTTGTCAGTATTGCAAACCGTGAATTAAAAATGATTACTGTTTTAGGTGCAGTATTAGGTGGTACTATTGGAATTGTGCAAGGCTTAATTGTTTTATTTTTAAATTAA
- a CDS encoding DUF5342 family protein, whose amino-acid sequence MITHFRYKHLYENVQLPGWSVSFYYKQQYFQAEYKKDGKIVWIGEVPTETDKIEQQIHELMLFHIYN is encoded by the coding sequence TTGATTACACACTTTCGATATAAACATTTATATGAAAATGTACAACTTCCAGGGTGGAGTGTTTCATTTTATTACAAACAGCAATATTTTCAAGCTGAATACAAAAAAGATGGTAAGATTGTCTGGATTGGGGAAGTACCTACTGAAACCGATAAAATTGAACAACAAATACATGAACTAATGCTGTTCCATATATATAATTAG